From a region of the Mycobacteroides saopaulense genome:
- the hemW gene encoding radical SAM family heme chaperone HemW: protein MRPETIATLPPLVPAAGRPFGIYVHVPFCATRCGYCDFNTYTADELGDGTSTAGWLEALRAELDLAARTLDGNPAVQTVFVGGGTPSLLGGAGLTEVLDAISAHFTVAPGAEVTTEANPESTSPAFFETIRAAGYTRVSLGMQSAAPHVLATLDRVHAPGRAVAAAREARAADLGHVNLDLIYGTPGETDDDLRRSIDAVLEAGVDHVSAYALVVEEGTALARRVRRGELPNPDEDALADRYQLLDSALSEAGLSWYEVSNWARPGGQCRHNLGYWAGGDWWGAGPGAHGHVNGVRWWNVKHPNTYAKQLGQGQLPVGGHEVLGPVERHTEDVLLAVRLNTGIALADLTVDERGRVPEVVARGLGELVDDRLVLTDQGRLLADGVVRTILD, encoded by the coding sequence GTGAGGCCCGAAACCATTGCCACCCTGCCGCCCTTGGTGCCGGCAGCCGGGCGCCCTTTCGGGATCTACGTGCATGTCCCGTTCTGTGCCACACGCTGCGGATACTGCGATTTCAACACTTACACCGCCGACGAACTCGGTGATGGGACGTCCACCGCGGGCTGGCTGGAGGCGCTGCGCGCCGAACTGGATCTGGCGGCCCGCACCCTGGACGGAAACCCGGCGGTGCAGACGGTGTTCGTGGGAGGCGGTACGCCGTCCCTCCTCGGTGGTGCCGGGCTTACCGAGGTGCTCGACGCGATCAGTGCCCACTTCACCGTGGCGCCGGGCGCCGAGGTGACCACCGAGGCCAACCCCGAATCCACCTCACCGGCCTTCTTCGAGACGATTCGCGCTGCCGGCTACACGCGCGTCTCGTTGGGCATGCAGTCGGCGGCCCCGCACGTGCTGGCCACCCTGGATCGCGTGCACGCGCCCGGCCGGGCGGTGGCGGCGGCACGGGAGGCGCGGGCGGCCGACCTTGGGCACGTCAACCTGGATTTGATTTACGGCACTCCCGGCGAGACCGACGACGACCTGCGCCGATCCATCGATGCCGTGCTGGAGGCCGGGGTCGACCACGTGTCGGCGTACGCACTGGTGGTGGAGGAGGGCACCGCGCTGGCGCGCCGCGTGCGCCGCGGTGAGCTACCGAATCCGGACGAGGACGCACTGGCCGATCGCTATCAGCTTCTCGACTCCGCGCTCTCGGAGGCGGGCCTGAGCTGGTACGAGGTGTCCAACTGGGCACGGCCCGGCGGGCAATGCCGTCACAACCTCGGGTACTGGGCCGGTGGTGACTGGTGGGGCGCCGGGCCCGGCGCGCACGGACACGTCAACGGGGTGCGCTGGTGGAACGTCAAGCACCCCAACACCTATGCCAAGCAGCTGGGACAGGGGCAGCTTCCCGTCGGAGGACACGAGGTCCTCGGCCCCGTCGAACGACACACCGAGGACGTGCTGCTGGCGGTGCGGCTGAACACCGGGATCGCATTGGCGGACTTGACCGTTGACGAACGCGGGCGGGTGCCCGAGGTGGTGGCCCGTGGACTGGGGGAGCTGGTCGACGACCGGCTGGTGCTCACCGATCAGGGACGTCTACTGGCCGACGGCGTGGTGCGCACCATCCTGGACTAG
- a CDS encoding 16S rRNA (uracil(1498)-N(3))-methyltransferase — MAAATIFYVERVPSVGEQVVLDGDEGHHAARVLRMRAGEPVMVCDGAGEVGDGVVASVDRAGLTIDVTGRWSVGAATPKVTVVQALPKSDRSELAVDLAVEAGADEIVPWQAQRCVSRWDAKAAKGRQRWEAVARAASRQSRRANLPMVADLHSTVQLAEFVGARVAGGAVVLVLHESAQSGLSTLKERLSSAPAVVLVVGPEGGVADEELGVLTAAGAVPVRLGPTVLRTSSAAAVALGALGVLTDRWTGGPLVHGER, encoded by the coding sequence GTGGCTGCCGCGACGATCTTCTACGTCGAGCGGGTCCCGTCCGTGGGTGAGCAGGTGGTCCTCGACGGCGACGAGGGTCATCACGCCGCGCGGGTGCTGCGCATGCGGGCCGGTGAGCCCGTGATGGTGTGCGACGGCGCGGGCGAGGTCGGTGACGGTGTGGTTGCCTCCGTCGACCGCGCGGGCCTGACGATCGACGTGACCGGGCGCTGGAGTGTTGGCGCCGCGACTCCCAAAGTGACTGTGGTGCAGGCACTTCCCAAATCGGATCGCTCCGAGCTGGCCGTCGATCTGGCGGTGGAGGCCGGTGCCGACGAGATCGTCCCGTGGCAGGCACAGCGCTGTGTGTCGCGTTGGGACGCAAAGGCGGCGAAGGGTCGGCAGCGCTGGGAGGCCGTCGCCCGCGCGGCGTCGCGCCAGTCCCGGCGGGCCAACCTGCCCATGGTGGCGGACTTGCATTCGACCGTGCAGCTTGCCGAGTTCGTCGGTGCTCGGGTCGCGGGCGGAGCCGTCGTGCTGGTGCTGCACGAGTCGGCGCAGTCCGGGCTCAGCACCCTGAAGGAGCGGTTGTCGTCGGCTCCGGCGGTGGTGTTGGTCGTTGGCCCCGAGGGCGGCGTCGCGGACGAGGAGCTGGGCGTTTTGACGGCAGCAGGTGCGGTTCCGGTGCGTTTGGGGCCGACGGTATTGCGCACCTCCAGTGCCGCCGCCGTCGCACTGGGGGCGCTCGGGGTGCTGACGGATCGGTGGACCGGTGGGCCGCTGGTGCACGGTGAGCGCTAA
- the hrcA gene encoding heat-inducible transcriptional repressor HrcA, whose translation MASADDRRFEVLRAIVADYVTTKEPIGSKALVDRHSLGVSSATVRNDMAVLEAEGYIAQPHTSSGRIPTEKGYREFVNRLEDVKPLSGAERKAILNFLEGGVDLDDVLRRAVRLLAQMTRQVAVVQYPTLSSSSVRHLEVVSLSPARLLLVVITDTGRVDQRIVELGDVICDDQLSRLRTLLGAALDGKKLSAASVAVAELAEQSDDDLRDPLTRAATVLVETLVEHHEERLLLGGTANLTRSAADFGGQLRTVLEALEEQVVVLRLLAAQQEAGRVTVHIGHETAAEQMIGTSVVSTPYGAGGAVFGGMGVLGPTRMDYPGTIANVAAVAMYIGEVLANR comes from the coding sequence ATGGCCAGCGCGGACGATCGGCGCTTCGAGGTACTGCGTGCCATCGTTGCCGACTATGTCACCACCAAGGAGCCGATCGGCTCCAAGGCCCTGGTCGACAGGCACAGCCTGGGCGTCTCCAGCGCCACCGTGCGCAACGACATGGCGGTCCTGGAGGCGGAGGGTTATATCGCTCAGCCCCACACCAGCTCGGGGCGCATCCCCACCGAGAAGGGCTACCGCGAATTCGTCAATCGACTCGAGGACGTCAAGCCGCTCTCGGGTGCCGAGCGTAAGGCCATCCTGAACTTCCTGGAGGGCGGCGTCGACCTCGACGACGTGCTGCGCCGGGCGGTGCGACTACTGGCGCAGATGACCCGTCAGGTCGCCGTCGTGCAATACCCGACGCTCTCTTCGTCCAGCGTGCGCCACCTGGAGGTGGTGTCCTTGTCTCCGGCCCGGCTGCTGCTGGTGGTCATCACCGACACCGGGCGCGTCGACCAGCGGATCGTCGAGTTGGGCGATGTCATCTGCGATGACCAGCTGAGCAGGCTTCGTACGCTGTTGGGTGCGGCGTTGGACGGCAAGAAGCTGTCGGCGGCCTCGGTGGCCGTCGCCGAGCTGGCCGAACAGTCCGACGACGATCTGCGTGATCCCCTCACGCGGGCCGCGACGGTCCTGGTGGAGACGCTCGTCGAGCACCACGAGGAACGGCTGCTGCTCGGCGGAACGGCCAACCTGACGCGCAGCGCCGCCGATTTCGGCGGTCAGCTGCGTACCGTGCTGGAGGCGCTTGAGGAGCAGGTGGTCGTGCTGCGCTTGCTCGCCGCACAGCAGGAAGCCGGCCGGGTGACCGTGCACATCGGTCACGAGACCGCTGCCGAGCAGATGATTGGCACCTCTGTCGTCTCCACCCCGTATGGTGCGGGCGGAGCTGTATTCGGCGGCATGGGTGTGCTGGGGCCCACACGGATGGACTACCCGGGAACCATCGCGAACGTCGCGGCGGTTGCCATGTATATCGGCGAAGTGCTAGCCAATCGCTAG
- a CDS encoding phosphoadenylyl-sulfate reductase: MTSDVSTKDLDSLRALAERGAAELVDASAEELLRWTDENFGSDPHTYVVASNMQDAVLVDLAAQVRPGVDVLFLDTGYHFAETIGTRDAVESVYDIHIVNVAPEHSVAEQDELVGKDLFASNPGECCRLRKVVPLRASLAGYSAWVTGLRRVDAPTRANAPLISFDEAFGLVKINAIAAWTDEDMQKYIDEHGALVNPLVDEGYPSIGCAPCTAKPVLGGDARSGRWQGLAKTECGLHAS, translated from the coding sequence ATGACCTCGGACGTAAGCACAAAGGACCTCGATTCGTTGCGCGCGCTGGCCGAGCGTGGCGCTGCCGAACTGGTGGACGCCTCCGCCGAGGAGCTGCTGCGTTGGACCGATGAGAACTTCGGGAGCGACCCGCACACGTACGTCGTGGCCTCCAACATGCAGGACGCGGTACTCGTCGACCTGGCCGCCCAGGTGCGTCCGGGTGTCGATGTGTTGTTCCTGGACACCGGATATCACTTCGCCGAGACGATCGGCACCCGTGACGCGGTGGAGTCGGTATATGACATCCACATCGTGAACGTGGCCCCCGAGCACTCGGTGGCAGAGCAGGACGAGTTGGTGGGCAAGGACCTGTTCGCCAGCAATCCCGGCGAGTGCTGCCGCCTGCGCAAGGTGGTGCCGCTTCGCGCGTCGCTCGCCGGGTACTCGGCCTGGGTGACCGGGCTTCGTCGCGTTGATGCCCCGACCCGGGCCAACGCGCCGCTGATCAGCTTCGACGAGGCATTCGGACTCGTGAAGATCAACGCGATCGCGGCCTGGACCGACGAGGACATGCAGAAATACATCGACGAGCACGGAGCCCTGGTGAACCCACTGGTGGACGAGGGATATCCGTCGATCGGCTGCGCCCCGTGCACGGCCAAGCCCGTGCTCGGCGGCGACGCACGGAGCGGACGCTGGCAGGGCCTGGCCAAGACAGAATGCGGTTTGCACGCCTCATGA
- a CDS encoding sirohydrochlorin chelatase, which translates to MSSPTLLAVAHGSRDPRFAENARRLVEQVRLLRPDLDVRPAFLELSEPNLVDVLGELRGDAVVVPLLLSDAYHARIDLPTMLSTAHSGLRVRQAPVLGADGRLLRLARRRVAEVGTDNPGVILTAVGSSDPTANARTRALAAQWEIATTVFATGDPTTLADAAESLRARGATEIVVAPWFLSPGLLLDQMCAEAAQLNMPVAAPLGADRLVAEVVVQRYMATVATLPSQAPALNR; encoded by the coding sequence GTGTCTAGCCCGACGCTCCTCGCTGTAGCCCACGGGAGCCGCGACCCGCGGTTCGCCGAGAACGCGCGCCGCCTGGTTGAGCAGGTGCGGCTCCTGAGGCCGGATCTGGATGTCCGGCCGGCCTTCCTGGAGTTGTCCGAGCCGAACCTCGTCGACGTGCTGGGCGAGTTGCGCGGGGACGCGGTCGTGGTCCCACTGCTGTTGTCGGACGCCTATCACGCACGAATCGATCTGCCGACGATGCTGTCCACGGCGCATTCGGGGCTGCGGGTCCGGCAGGCTCCGGTGCTGGGCGCCGACGGCCGACTGCTGCGACTGGCCCGGCGGCGTGTGGCCGAGGTCGGCACCGACAATCCCGGCGTCATTCTGACCGCGGTCGGATCCTCCGATCCCACGGCCAATGCCCGCACCCGCGCCCTGGCCGCGCAGTGGGAGATCGCGACAACGGTGTTCGCCACCGGCGATCCGACAACCCTTGCCGATGCTGCGGAGTCATTGCGCGCCCGTGGCGCCACGGAAATCGTTGTCGCACCGTGGTTCCTGTCCCCCGGCCTCCTGCTTGACCAGATGTGCGCCGAGGCCGCGCAACTGAACATGCCGGTAGCGGCGCCTTTGGGCGCGGACCGACTGGTCGCCGAGGTCGTGGTGCAGCGGTACATGGCGACGGTCGCGACTCTGCCGAGTCAGGCCCCGGCACTCAATCGCTGA
- the cysD gene encoding sulfate adenylyltransferase subunit CysD: MTTTETEMESVLNQTETLTDLESESIHIIREVAGEFERPVLLFSGGKDSTVLLHIALKAFWPAPLPFALLHVDTGHNLPEVLAFRDEIVERHNLRLVVSKVEDYLADGRLTERPDGIRNPLQTIPLLEAITDNKFDAVLGGGRRDEERSRAKERIFSLRNAFGQWDPKKQRPELWSLYNGRHAPGEHVRVFPISNWTELDVWRYIARENVQLASLYYAHEREVFNRDGMLLTPGPWGGPRDGEELQTLSVRYRTVGDGSTTGAVLSDAVDVQAVLAEVASSRITERGATRGDDRVSEAAMEDRKREGYF, translated from the coding sequence ATGACGACAACGGAGACCGAAATGGAGTCTGTGTTGAACCAGACCGAAACACTCACCGACCTCGAATCGGAGTCGATTCACATCATCCGTGAGGTGGCCGGCGAGTTCGAGCGTCCGGTCCTGCTGTTCTCCGGCGGCAAGGACTCGACGGTGCTGCTGCACATCGCGCTCAAGGCCTTCTGGCCCGCACCGCTTCCCTTCGCGCTGCTGCACGTGGACACCGGGCACAACCTGCCCGAGGTGCTGGCCTTCCGCGACGAGATCGTCGAACGGCACAACCTACGCCTGGTGGTCTCCAAGGTGGAGGACTACCTGGCCGACGGCCGTCTGACCGAGCGGCCGGACGGAATCCGCAATCCGCTGCAGACCATTCCACTGCTGGAGGCCATCACCGACAACAAGTTCGACGCGGTGCTGGGCGGTGGACGTCGCGACGAGGAGCGTTCACGCGCCAAGGAGCGAATCTTCAGCTTGCGCAACGCATTCGGCCAGTGGGATCCCAAGAAGCAGCGCCCCGAGTTATGGAGCCTGTACAACGGCCGGCACGCTCCGGGCGAGCACGTCCGCGTGTTCCCGATCAGTAACTGGACCGAGCTGGACGTGTGGCGCTACATCGCCCGCGAGAACGTGCAGCTGGCCAGCCTGTACTACGCGCATGAGCGTGAGGTGTTCAATCGCGACGGCATGCTGCTGACTCCCGGGCCGTGGGGCGGGCCGCGCGACGGCGAAGAGCTTCAAACACTTTCGGTGCGCTACCGCACGGTGGGCGACGGTTCGACCACCGGCGCGGTGCTCTCGGATGCCGTCGACGTGCAGGCGGTGCTCGCCGAGGTCGCGTCGTCGCGAATCACCGAGCGCGGCGCCACCCGCGGCGATGACCGCGTGTCCGAGGCGGCGATGGAAGACCGCAAGCGAGAGGGTTACTTCTGA
- the dnaJ gene encoding molecular chaperone DnaJ yields the protein MARDYYGILGVSKGASDSELKRAYRKLARELHPDINPDEQAQARFKEVSVAYEVLTDPEKRRIVDLGGDPLENGGGGNGFSGFGSGFGGLGDVFEAFFGGSAGGSRGPRGRVQPGSDSLLRMRLELLECATGVSKQVTVDTAILCDGCTGKGTHGNSAPSACETCGGRGEVQTVQRSLLGQVLTSRPCPTCQGAGEVITDPCHKCGGDGRVRARREITVKIPAGVGDGMRVRLAAQGEVGPGGGPAGDLYVEVHEKPHDVFIRDGDDLHFTVRVPMVEAALGTSVSVDAILDGPTVIKVEPGSQPGSVVTLRGKGMPHLRTGVRGNLHAHLDVVVPTRLDSKERELLKDFKARNKEGAEVVWAESASGGVFSRLREAFTGR from the coding sequence GTGGCGCGTGATTACTACGGCATCCTCGGGGTCAGCAAGGGTGCCAGCGACAGCGAGCTGAAGCGGGCGTACCGCAAGCTCGCTCGCGAGCTGCACCCCGATATCAACCCCGACGAGCAGGCACAGGCCCGGTTCAAGGAGGTCAGCGTCGCCTACGAGGTGCTGACCGACCCGGAGAAGCGGCGCATCGTCGACCTCGGCGGCGACCCGCTGGAGAACGGCGGCGGGGGCAACGGGTTCAGCGGCTTCGGTTCGGGCTTCGGTGGCCTGGGCGACGTGTTCGAGGCGTTCTTCGGCGGTTCCGCCGGTGGATCGCGCGGTCCGCGTGGGCGCGTGCAGCCGGGGTCCGACTCGCTGCTACGCATGCGTCTTGAGCTGCTGGAATGTGCCACCGGCGTGAGCAAGCAGGTGACCGTGGACACCGCGATCCTGTGCGACGGATGTACCGGCAAGGGCACCCACGGGAACTCGGCGCCGAGCGCCTGTGAGACCTGTGGCGGCCGCGGCGAGGTGCAGACCGTGCAGCGTTCCCTGCTCGGCCAGGTGCTGACGTCGCGCCCCTGCCCGACGTGCCAGGGGGCCGGCGAGGTTATCACCGATCCCTGCCACAAGTGCGGCGGCGACGGCCGGGTGCGCGCCCGTCGTGAGATCACGGTCAAGATCCCGGCCGGTGTCGGCGACGGGATGCGGGTGCGCCTGGCGGCTCAGGGCGAGGTCGGCCCGGGTGGTGGACCGGCCGGCGACCTCTACGTCGAGGTGCACGAAAAGCCGCACGACGTGTTCATTCGTGACGGCGACGACCTGCACTTCACGGTTCGCGTCCCGATGGTGGAGGCGGCGCTGGGCACCAGTGTGTCCGTCGACGCCATCCTGGACGGGCCCACCGTCATCAAGGTCGAGCCGGGTTCGCAGCCGGGCTCGGTGGTGACGTTGCGGGGCAAGGGCATGCCGCACCTGCGCACCGGAGTCCGCGGCAACCTGCACGCCCATCTCGATGTGGTGGTGCCGACGCGACTGGATTCCAAGGAACGCGAGCTGCTCAAGGACTTCAAGGCCCGCAACAAGGAGGGCGCCGAGGTCGTATGGGCCGAGTCTGCCTCCGGCGGGGTGTTCTCGCGGCTGCGCGAGGCCTTCACGGGTCGGTAG
- a CDS encoding zinc transporter permease: MTSTEHETHTHPDHVHGPDCGHEAVAHEDHVDYIHDGHRHAPHGDHYDEH, translated from the coding sequence ATGACGAGCACCGAACATGAAACCCATACCCATCCAGACCACGTTCACGGCCCTGACTGCGGTCACGAGGCAGTTGCTCACGAAGATCACGTGGATTACATCCACGACGGGCACCGCCACGCTCCGCACGGCGATCACTACGACGAACACTAG
- a CDS encoding sulfate adenylyltransferase subunit 1 codes for MSDLLRIATAGSVDDGKSTLVGRLLYDTKSVLIDQFDAVTKASESRGLDAPDLSLLVDGLRAEREQGITIDVAYRYFATPKRSFILADTPGHVQYTRNTVSGASTAQLVILLVDARKGVIEQTRRHAAVLALLGVPRLVLAVNKIDLVPDSARIFEAISAEFNELTSSLGWKPENVVEIPVSALHGDNIATRSERTGFYNGPTLIEHLESVPAHGKSDGASSTIGLRFPVQYVIRPRTAEYPDYRGYAGQVAAGSVRVGDEVVISPAGQRTTVAGIDTADGPLEVAEAGRSVTLILADDVDASRGDLIASADVPEPVSELEGTVCWLADKPLKAGARLLLKHGTRTVPAIVGELVERFDEQNLSADAQPESLELNDIGQISIRLAEAISVDEYVDDRTAGSFLLIDPSSGNTLAAGLVGDALRHVELNRV; via the coding sequence ATGTCTGATCTTCTACGCATTGCCACCGCCGGCAGTGTCGACGACGGGAAGTCCACCCTGGTGGGCCGGCTGCTGTACGACACCAAGTCGGTGCTCATCGACCAGTTCGACGCCGTCACCAAGGCTTCCGAGTCGCGCGGGCTCGATGCTCCGGATCTGTCGCTATTGGTCGACGGGCTGCGCGCCGAGCGTGAACAGGGCATCACCATCGACGTGGCGTACCGCTACTTCGCGACGCCCAAGCGCTCGTTCATCCTCGCCGACACTCCCGGGCACGTGCAGTACACCCGGAACACCGTGTCGGGAGCCTCGACCGCACAGCTGGTGATTCTGCTGGTCGACGCGCGCAAGGGCGTCATCGAGCAGACCCGCCGTCACGCCGCGGTGCTGGCGCTGCTGGGTGTGCCGCGACTGGTGCTGGCGGTAAACAAGATCGATCTGGTGCCCGACAGCGCCCGGATCTTCGAGGCGATCAGCGCCGAGTTCAACGAGCTGACCAGCTCGCTGGGCTGGAAACCGGAGAATGTGGTGGAGATCCCGGTCTCGGCGCTGCACGGCGACAACATCGCCACCCGTAGCGAGCGGACCGGTTTCTACAACGGCCCAACCCTCATCGAGCATCTGGAATCGGTTCCGGCGCACGGCAAATCCGACGGAGCATCCAGCACCATCGGCCTGCGATTCCCGGTTCAGTACGTGATCCGTCCGCGCACCGCCGAGTACCCGGACTATCGCGGGTATGCCGGGCAGGTAGCCGCGGGCTCGGTGCGCGTGGGTGACGAGGTGGTGATCTCCCCCGCCGGTCAGCGCACCACGGTCGCGGGCATCGACACCGCAGACGGGCCTCTTGAGGTGGCCGAGGCAGGACGCAGCGTCACGCTGATCCTCGCCGACGACGTGGATGCCTCGCGTGGCGATCTGATCGCTTCGGCCGATGTGCCAGAGCCTGTTTCGGAGCTCGAGGGCACAGTGTGCTGGCTGGCCGACAAGCCGTTGAAGGCCGGGGCGCGCCTGCTACTCAAACACGGCACCCGGACCGTGCCCGCCATAGTCGGCGAGCTGGTGGAGCGCTTCGACGAGCAGAACCTTTCCGCCGATGCTCAGCCGGAGTCATTGGAGCTCAACGATATCGGGCAGATCAGCATTCGCCTGGCCGAGGCGATCAGTGTCGACGAGTACGTCGACGACCGTACAGCCGGGAGCTTCCTGCTGATCGATCCGTCGAGCGGTAATACATTGGCCGCGGGGCTGGTCGGCGATGCCCTGCGCCATGTCGAACTGAATCGTGTCTAG
- a CDS encoding TOBE-like domain-containing protein, with translation MSFLGPVAKLNGILVRPHDIRVGRNADLSRAAAEGTGETTGVTKARVDRVVHLGFEVRVELTSAATGEQFTAQITRGDAEALGLHEGDHVYVRVTRVPDLGELAEAAS, from the coding sequence ATGTCATTCCTGGGGCCGGTGGCCAAGCTCAACGGAATCCTGGTGCGCCCGCACGATATTCGTGTGGGGCGAAACGCAGATCTGTCCCGCGCCGCCGCAGAGGGCACCGGCGAGACCACCGGCGTCACCAAGGCGAGGGTGGATCGTGTCGTGCATCTCGGTTTCGAGGTGCGGGTGGAACTGACCAGCGCGGCGACAGGCGAGCAGTTCACCGCGCAGATCACGCGTGGTGATGCCGAGGCACTCGGACTGCACGAGGGCGACCACGTGTACGTGCGGGTGACCCGCGTTCCCGACCTGGGTGAGCTGGCGGAGGCTGCGTCCTAG
- a CDS encoding Ms4527A family Cys-rich leader peptide, which yields MSGITARWRGVSASRGTIGHVSTHQVPLVARRHIDLKRVCSACCLPY from the coding sequence ATGAGCGGAATTACGGCCCGGTGGCGCGGGGTGTCAGCTTCGCGTGGCACAATTGGCCACGTGAGCACACATCAGGTCCCCCTTGTCGCGCGGCGGCATATCGACCTGAAGCGTGTCTGTAGCGCGTGTTGTCTCCCCTACTGA
- a CDS encoding type II toxin-antitoxin system VapB family antitoxin: protein MIFKGVREGKPYPEHGLSTRDWSRIPPRQIRLDELVTTTTVLALDRLLSEDSTFYGDLFPHAVKWQGVIYLEDGLHRAVRAALRNRVVLHARVFDMDQLRVV from the coding sequence ATGATTTTCAAGGGTGTACGCGAGGGGAAGCCGTATCCAGAACACGGGCTCTCCACCAGGGATTGGTCACGCATCCCGCCCCGGCAGATCCGCCTCGACGAACTGGTCACCACCACCACGGTGCTCGCGTTGGACCGTCTACTCAGCGAAGACTCCACGTTCTACGGGGACCTGTTCCCGCACGCCGTGAAGTGGCAGGGCGTCATCTATCTGGAAGACGGACTGCATCGGGCCGTACGGGCCGCACTACGCAATCGGGTTGTGCTGCATGCCAGGGTTTTCGACATGGATCAGCTGCGGGTGGTCTAG
- a CDS encoding nitrite/sulfite reductase, whose amino-acid sequence MTTSETRPARPKQQRSEGQWALGEHEPLNPNEQAKKDDHPLNVRERIETIYAHKGFESIDKTDLRGRFRWWGLYTQRKPGYDGTWTGDENTDMLEDEYFMLRVRSDGGALSVGALRTLGDLSTKYARDTADLSDRENVQYHWIRVEDMPEIWRRLDEVGLYTTQACGDCPRVILGSPLAGEALNEVLDPTPAIDEIVRRYIGKKEYANLPRKFKTAISGLQDVVHEINDVAFIGVVHPEHGPGLDLWVGGGLSTNPMLAQRLGVWVPLDEVPDVWEGVVSIFRDYGYRRLRAKARLKFLVKDWGVEKFREVLETEYLKRPLIDGPAPVQPPRPIDHVGVQRLKNGLNAVGVSPIAGRVSGTILSAVADLAEKAGSDRIRFTPYQKLIILDVSDDELPALLAGLDALGLPSRPSHWRKNLMACTGIEFCKLSFTETRKRAQDLVPELDKRLEDLNAELDTPVTININGCPNSCARSQVADIGFKGQMVDDGDGNSVEGFQVHLGGSLGLDSGFGRKLRQHKVTSTELGDYIDRVVRNFVKQRENGERFAQWAVRAEEADLR is encoded by the coding sequence ATGACAACCAGCGAGACCCGGCCCGCTCGCCCCAAGCAACAGCGCAGCGAGGGCCAGTGGGCGCTCGGTGAGCACGAGCCGCTGAACCCCAATGAGCAGGCCAAGAAGGACGACCACCCGCTCAACGTGCGTGAGCGCATCGAAACCATCTACGCCCATAAGGGCTTCGAGAGCATCGACAAGACCGACCTGCGCGGCCGCTTCCGCTGGTGGGGCCTGTACACACAGCGCAAGCCGGGTTACGACGGCACCTGGACCGGTGACGAGAACACCGACATGCTCGAGGACGAGTACTTCATGCTGCGGGTCCGTTCCGACGGCGGTGCGCTGTCGGTCGGTGCCCTGCGCACCTTGGGCGATCTGTCGACGAAATACGCGCGGGACACCGCCGATCTTTCCGACCGCGAGAACGTGCAGTACCACTGGATCCGGGTCGAGGACATGCCGGAGATCTGGCGCCGTCTCGACGAGGTGGGCCTGTACACCACGCAGGCCTGCGGCGACTGCCCGCGCGTGATCCTCGGTTCGCCGCTGGCAGGCGAGGCACTGAACGAGGTGCTCGATCCGACCCCGGCCATCGACGAAATCGTGCGCCGGTACATCGGGAAGAAGGAGTACGCCAACCTCCCCCGCAAGTTCAAGACGGCCATCTCCGGTCTGCAGGACGTGGTGCACGAGATCAACGACGTCGCGTTCATCGGCGTGGTGCACCCCGAGCACGGCCCCGGTTTGGATCTGTGGGTGGGTGGTGGCCTGTCGACCAACCCCATGCTGGCCCAGCGCCTTGGCGTGTGGGTGCCCTTGGATGAGGTGCCCGATGTCTGGGAGGGCGTCGTCAGCATCTTCCGCGACTACGGGTACCGGCGACTGCGCGCCAAGGCGCGACTCAAGTTCCTGGTCAAGGACTGGGGCGTGGAAAAATTCAGGGAAGTTCTCGAGACCGAGTATCTCAAGCGTCCACTGATCGACGGCCCGGCCCCGGTGCAGCCTCCGCGGCCGATCGACCACGTGGGTGTGCAGCGACTCAAGAACGGGCTCAACGCCGTTGGCGTGTCCCCCATCGCGGGACGTGTTTCCGGCACCATCTTGTCGGCGGTCGCCGACCTGGCCGAGAAGGCCGGATCGGACCGCATCCGGTTCACGCCGTACCAGAAGCTGATCATCCTCGACGTGAGTGACGACGAGCTGCCTGCGCTCCTGGCAGGCCTCGACGCGCTGGGCCTGCCCTCGCGGCCGTCGCACTGGCGCAAGAATCTGATGGCGTGCACCGGCATCGAGTTCTGCAAGCTCTCCTTCACCGAAACCCGTAAGCGCGCACAGGATCTGGTGCCCGAGCTGGACAAGCGGCTCGAAGATCTGAACGCCGAGCTCGATACGCCGGTCACCATCAACATCAACGGCTGCCCCAACTCCTGCGCGCGGTCGCAGGTCGCCGACATCGGCTTCAAGGGCCAGATGGTCGACGACGGCGACGGAAACAGCGTCGAGGGCTTCCAGGTGCACCTGGGCGGAAGCCTGGGACTGGACAGTGGTTTCGGCCGTAAGCTGCGCCAGCACAAGGTCACCAGCACCGAGCTCGGCGATTACATCGACCGCGTGGTGCGCAACTTCGTCAAGCAGCGCGAAAACGGAGAGCGCTTCGCGCAGTGGGCAGTTCGGGCCGAGGAGGCGGACTTGCGATGA